The Dysidea avara chromosome 13, odDysAvar1.4, whole genome shotgun sequence genome includes a region encoding these proteins:
- the LOC136242683 gene encoding dihydroxy-acid dehydratase-like, with protein MGSYGMRYSLISRDWIADCAEIMHEAYSSDAVISIGGCDKTVPGVLMPIARLNAIGVCMYGGTILPGHCPGQEVGLDAQNVMEAIGSYGAGLIDIEELHKIECHALPGSGACGGMFTANTMSSAVETLGMSLPGSASGPAVDENNVVTVKKKEECIKVVDTVFQLLEKCLTAKQIMTKKAFENAVTVMYALGGSTNGVLHLLALANEAEVELSIEDFNRIGSKVPLLSNLKPHGKYHMSDLDKIGGVPVVLKELLTAGFLHGDCLTVTGCTIAQNVSGVPSLSELQTVLCHVDKPMAPAGRHIIILKGNLASESAVLKMSGKPCDKPFEGPAIVFDDEHEALDAIMGRQVKEGHVLVIRYEGPKGSPGMPEMLSPSSALVGSGLGAKVALVTDGRFSGATHGIMVGHVSPEAYCGGNIALIHNGDIIAIDAVNKTLNVALSEEELSERRKQWTPVDKPVKGLLLKYRRNVGSAHNGAITQ; from the exons ATG GGTTCATATGGAATGAGATATTCACTGATATCTCGTGATTGGATTGCTGACTGTGCTGAGATTATGCATGAAGCTTACTCATCT gatGCTGTGATCAGTATTGGAGGGTGTGACAAGACTG TGCCTGGTGTTTTAATGCCCATTGCTCGCTTGAATGCT ATTGGAGTTTGCATGTATGGTGGAACAATTCTTCCTGGCCACTGTCCTGGACAAGAAGTAGGTCTTGATGCTCAGAATGTCATGGAG GCTATTGGTTCATATGGAGCTGGACTGATTGACATTGAGGAACTGCACAAAATAGAATGTCATGCACTACCTGGTTCTGGGGCATGTG GTGGTATGTTTACTGCCAACACCATGTCATCTGCTGTGGAGACTTTGGGGATGTCCCTACCAG GTTCTGCTTCAGGTCCAGCAGTTGACGAGAACAATGTTGTAACAGTCAAGAAGAAGGAAGAATGTATTAAAGTTGTTGACACAGTATTTCAGTTGTTAGAAAAGTGTTTAACAGCCAAACAAATTATGACAAAGAAA GCTTTTGAGAATGCAGTTACAGTAATGTATGCTCTTGGAGGTTCCACTAATGGAGTACTGCATCTGTTAGCTTTGGCCAATGA AGCTGAAGTAGAGTTATCCATTGAAGACTTCAACAGGATTGGTAGTAAAGTACCACTGTTATCCAACCTTAAACCTCATGGAAAG TACCACATGTCAGACTTGGATAAGATAGGTGGTGTACCAGTAGTATTGAAGGAGCTACTCACAGCTGGTTTTCTCCATGGAGACTGTCTTACAGTCACCGGTTGTACTATAGCTCAGAATGTTTCTGGTGTCCCCTCCTTGAGTGAACTACAAACTGTGTTGTGTCATGTTGACAAGCCAATGGCTCCAGCTGGTAGACATATCATTATATTGAAG GGTAACTTGGCTTCAGAGAGTGCTGTATTGAAAATGAGTGGGAAGCCCTGTGACAAGCCGTTTGAAGGGCCA GCAATAGTGTTTGATGATGAACACGAGGCACTTGATGCCATCATGGGACGTCAGGTGAAGGAGGGTCATGTGCTGGTGATAAGATATGAAGGACCAAAAGGAAG TCCTGGGATGCCAGAGATGCTGTCACCTAGTTCAGCACTGGTGGGTAGTGGATTAGGAGCGAAAGTTGCACTGGTGACTGATGGAAGGTTTAGCGGAGCAACTCATG GTATAATGGTTGGACATGTCAGCCCTGAAGCATACTGTGGTGGAAACATTGCTCTTATTCACAATGGAGATATTATCGCAATTGATGCAGTCAACAAGACCCTTAATGTG GCACTAAGTGAAGAAGAATTAAGTGAGAGGAGAAAACAATGGACACCAGTTGACAAGCCAGTAAAGGGTCTACTACTGAAGTATAGGAGAAATGTTGGCAGTGCTCATAATGGAGCAATCACACAGTGA